Below is a genomic region from Prevotella melaninogenica.
TAAAAGAAAAAGCAATGTCGTTATCTTCTATTAATTTTATATATCCATTTTCCTGCCATTTCAACAAAATGGGTCTAATTCTTTCATACTTATTTCGAAGATTTTTATTTAGCACATCTAATAAATTCCAATCAACAATTGGAGACATCAAATAAATATTATCGTGATAAATATAATTTATTATTATTAATAGTAATCTACTACGTTTCATAACTCATGTGTTATTTGAAGGTTGTGACTTCTCCTGTTTTTAGATTTGTCATTCTTGTTAATTTAATTTTAGATTGTGTTATAAATTGCGTCTGCTTTCT
It encodes:
- a CDS encoding peptidase, giving the protein MKRSRLLLIIINYIYHDNIYLMSPIVDWNLLDVLNKNLRNKYERIRPILLKWQENGYIKLIEDNDIAFSFIPEKLPSKEQLIEESLNLK